From the Bacteroidales bacterium genome, one window contains:
- a CDS encoding pyridoxal-phosphate dependent enzyme, whose amino-acid sequence MELPGFHDIEMAHERIRKVIHRTPVMTCRGIDAICGVSIFFKCENFQKVGAFKFRGASNAVLSMTKEEISGGVATHSSGNHAAALALAASQRGVPCYIVMPRTAPGIKKKAVEAYGGNITFCEPTLEARESTLNQVVEKTGAVVVHPYNNPLVIAGQGTASLELLRDVPGLDAVIAPVGGGGLLSGTTICAKSLKPDIQVIGAEPAMADDAMRSLREGKIIPSVNPRTIADGLLTSLGSITFAILSAYNTTILTASEENIVRAMQLIWERMKIIAEPSSAVALAIILEHSGYFRKNFSRVGIILSGGNVDLQNLPFAPAKPA is encoded by the coding sequence ATGGAACTTCCCGGCTTTCACGACATAGAAATGGCCCATGAACGCATTCGTAAGGTAATTCACAGAACACCGGTAATGACCTGCAGGGGAATTGATGCTATATGCGGTGTGAGCATATTTTTTAAGTGTGAGAATTTCCAGAAAGTTGGTGCCTTTAAATTTCGCGGGGCTTCCAATGCAGTACTTTCCATGACGAAGGAAGAGATTTCCGGAGGAGTTGCTACACATTCATCGGGAAATCATGCGGCTGCCCTTGCCCTTGCTGCCTCGCAGCGTGGCGTACCGTGTTATATTGTCATGCCCCGCACAGCTCCCGGCATTAAGAAAAAAGCAGTGGAAGCCTACGGAGGAAACATTACGTTCTGCGAACCAACACTGGAAGCCCGCGAATCAACGCTCAACCAGGTAGTCGAAAAAACAGGGGCTGTTGTTGTTCATCCGTATAACAATCCATTGGTCATTGCAGGTCAGGGAACTGCATCCCTTGAACTGCTCCGGGATGTTCCCGGGCTGGATGCTGTCATCGCTCCGGTCGGAGGAGGAGGCCTTCTCAGCGGAACCACAATCTGTGCAAAAAGCCTGAAACCCGACATTCAGGTCATCGGCGCCGAACCCGCTATGGCCGATGATGCCATGCGTTCCCTGCGCGAAGGCAAAATCATCCCTTCGGTGAATCCCCGCACCATTGCCGACGGACTGCTAACCTCACTGGGGTCCATTACCTTTGCCATACTCTCTGCCTACAACACCACCATTCTAACGGCTTCTGAGGAAAACATCGTTCGCGCCATGCAACTCATCTGGGAACGGATGAAAATCATCGCAGAACCCTCATCAGCTGTTGCCCTGGCAATTATCCTCGAACATTCCGGTTATTTCAGAAAAAACTTTTCAAGGGTGGGCATCATTCTTTCGGGCGGAAACGTTGATTTGCAGAATCTGCCGTTTGCTCCGGCAAAACCAGCGTAG
- a CDS encoding endonuclease/exonuclease/phosphatase family protein translates to MLRFLRHIIIYINVLFALLLLASVLSPLIPPGFLRIAPFLGLMFPFLLIINVFFVVYWAVSRRLALFISLAVILAGSVQIKRFVRFPFANIIRKETGENKSACSGDSLRILTYNVRAFNLYDWAHNKDAARGILHFVDSLQADVLCFQEFYSRAESRLTLKEIPQGASLAPHAYFYYYFTDHQGGRYGIATYSRYPILRKGAIRFENTYNVCIYTDLLFGKDTIRVYNAHLQSVRFRKANYDFLDTLRLTYSDRHLQEVKDIYSRLREAYLKRSEQVTQIARHIASCVYPVIVCGDLNDTPVSYTYRIIRGRLNDTFTEAGSGLSYTYNLPYWPFFRIDYILSDPVFSVAEMNTLRIPYSDHFPVLATLVLPEQTADSANQRFRPKE, encoded by the coding sequence GTGTTACGTTTTCTCAGGCATATTATTATTTACATCAATGTTCTCTTTGCGTTGCTCCTGCTTGCATCGGTACTCTCTCCCCTTATTCCGCCGGGTTTTCTGCGGATAGCGCCTTTTCTGGGCTTGATGTTTCCTTTCCTGCTGATCATTAATGTTTTTTTTGTTGTTTACTGGGCTGTTTCCCGGCGTCTGGCCCTGTTTATTTCCCTGGCTGTTATACTGGCAGGCTCTGTGCAGATTAAGCGTTTTGTCAGGTTCCCTTTTGCGAACATCATACGGAAAGAAACAGGAGAAAACAAAAGTGCATGTTCCGGCGATAGTCTGAGGATTCTTACATACAATGTCAGGGCTTTCAATTTGTATGACTGGGCTCACAACAAGGATGCCGCCAGAGGAATCCTTCATTTTGTGGATTCCCTGCAGGCTGACGTGCTTTGTTTTCAGGAGTTTTATTCCCGTGCCGAATCCAGGCTTACCCTGAAGGAAATCCCTCAGGGAGCTTCACTTGCTCCACATGCCTATTTTTATTATTACTTTACCGATCATCAGGGGGGGCGATATGGCATCGCCACCTACAGCCGTTATCCGATATTACGGAAGGGGGCTATCCGGTTTGAAAATACGTATAACGTATGCATTTATACCGACCTCCTTTTCGGAAAGGATACCATCAGGGTTTATAATGCCCATCTGCAGTCGGTACGTTTCAGGAAAGCCAACTATGATTTTCTCGACACCCTGCGTTTAACTTATTCCGACCGTCATCTGCAGGAGGTGAAAGACATTTACAGCAGGCTCCGGGAAGCGTATCTTAAACGTTCGGAGCAGGTAACTCAAATTGCGCGGCATATTGCGTCCTGCGTATACCCGGTAATTGTGTGCGGTGATCTGAATGACACGCCGGTTTCTTATACGTACCGAATTATCCGGGGCAGGCTGAATGATACGTTTACCGAGGCCGGGAGCGGATTATCCTATACGTATAATCTGCCGTACTGGCCTTTTTTTCGTATTGATTATATCCTGAGTGATCCTGTTTTCAGCGTGGCTGAGATGAATACCCTCAGGATTCCCTATTCCGACCATTTTCCTGTGCTGGCTACGCTGGTTTTGCCGGAGCAAACGGCAGATTCTGCAAATCAACGTTTCCGCCCGAAAGAATGA